From Desmodus rotundus isolate HL8 chromosome 10, HLdesRot8A.1, whole genome shotgun sequence, one genomic window encodes:
- the CIB1 gene encoding calcium and integrin-binding protein 1 has protein sequence MGSSGSRLSKELLAEYQDLTFLTKQEILLAHRRFCELLPQEHRGVEGSLQARVSLEQILSLPELKANPFKERICKVFSTSPTRDSLSFEDFLDLLSVFSDTATPDIKSHYAFRIFDFDDDGTLNREDLSQLVNCLTGEGEDTRLSASEMKQLIDNILEESDIDRDGTINLSEFQHVISRSPDFASSFKIVL, from the exons ATGGGGAGCTCGGGCAGCCGTCTGTCCAAGGAGTTGCTGGCAGAATACCAG GACTTGACGTTCCTGACCAAGCAGGAAATCCTCCT AGCCCACAGGCGGTTCTGTGAGCTGCTTCCCCAGGAGCACCGGGGCGTGGAGGGGTCACTGCAGGCCCGAGTGTCCTTGGAGCAGATTCTCAGCCTTCCAGAGCTCAAG GCCAACCCCTTCAAGGAGCGAATCTGCAAGGTCTTCTCAACTTCCCCAACCAGAGACAGCTTGAGCTTTGAGGACTTCCTGGACCTCCTCAGCGTGTTCAGTGACACAGCCACGCCAGACATCAAGTCCCACTATGCCTTCCGCATATTTG ATTTCGATGACGACGGGACCTTGAACAGAGAAGACCTGAGCCAGCTCGTGAACTGCCTCACCGGAGAGGGCGAGGACACGCGGCTTAGTGCTTCAGAGATGAAGCAGCTTATCGACAAC ATCCTGGAAGAGTCTGACATTGATCGGGATGGGACCATCAATCTCTCCGAGTTCCAGCACGTCATTTCCCGGTCACCGGACTTTGCCAG CTCCTTCAAAATCGTCCTGTGA
- the GDPGP1 gene encoding GDP-D-glucose phosphorylase 1: MAVPHGSDETSYLLPPNREDWEEQGIPDFVYTQQELLWEGIQWPRNAPSRPDKLPGPQSRFDSALCFAWRQRMELGLFRYCLGELQTQTLPGAMGFVAQLNVERGVQRRPPQNISSVRQAFDPKQFNFNKIRPGEVLFRLHRKPDLPGVQQEDIFVIINVSPLEWGHVLLVPEPARGLPQRLLPGALRAGLEAVLLSSHPGFRVGFNSLGGLASVNHLHLHGYYLAHRLPVERAPSEPLDPGGHLHLLQAVPASGFLFYTSGPGPDLEALISRVCRATDYLTDHEIAHNLFVTRGAPPGQTSPSSALTGVRLILWARKSSFGIKESEAFNVALCELAGHLPVKTSQDFGSLTEAAALALIQDCLLPPAQAEEVQAALVALTAQKEP, encoded by the coding sequence ATGGCTGTTCCACATGGTTCAGATGAAACTTCCTATTTGCTACCTCCAAACAGGGAGGACTGGGAAGAGCAAGGCATTCCTGATTTTGTCTACACGCAACAGGAACTTCTGTGGGAAGGGATTCAGTGGCCAAGGAATGCACCCAGTCGCCCGGACAAgctgcctgggcctcagtctcgTTTTGATTCTGCACTCTGCTTTGCCTGGAGGCAGCGGATGGAGCTGGGGCTGTTTCGTTATTGCCTGGGGGAGCTGCAGACCCAAACCCTCCCTGGTGCCATGGGTTTTGTGGCTCAGCTGAATGTGGAGCGAGGGGTGCAGAGGAGGCCCCCTCAGAACATCAGCAGCGTGAGGCAGGCATTTGACCCTAAACAGTTTAACTTCAACAAAATCCGGCCCGGAGAAGTCCTCTTCCGTTTGCATCGGAAGCCTGATCTCCCAGGTGTTCAACAAGAGGATATCTTCGTGATAATTAATGTCAGCCCCCTGGAGTGGGGCCATGTGCTGCTGGTGCCCGAGCCGGCCCGAGGACTCCCCCAACGCCTGCTGCCAGGTGCACTACGGGCTGGGCTGGAAGCTGTGCTGCTGAGCTCACACCCGGGCTTTCGTGTGGGCTTCAACAGCCTGGGTGGCTTGGCCTCAGTGAACCATCTCCACCTACATGGCTATTACCTGGCTCACAGACTGCCCGTGGAGAGGGCACCAAGTGAACCCCTGGACCCTGGGGGCCATTTGCACCTGCTCCAGGCTGTCCCAGCTTCCGGCTTCCTCTTTTACACCAGTGGGCCAGGGCCAGACTTGGAAGCCTTGATAAGCAGGGTGTGTCGAGCCACTGACTATCTGACTGACCATGAGATTGCACATAACCTGTTCGTGACCCGGGGAGCCCCACCTGGACAGACTTCACCTTCCTCAGCTCTCACAGGGGTCCGGCTCATCCTCTGGGCCCGGAAGTCCAGCTTTGGGATAAAGGAAAGTGAGGCCTTCAATGTTGCCCTCTGTGAGCTGGCTGGACACCTCCCTGTCAAAACATCCCAGGACTTCGGCAGCCTGACAGAGGCAGCTGCTCTGGCCCTCATTCAAGACTGtctgctgcccccagcccaggcagaaGAGGTACAGGCAGCACTGGTGGCCTTGACTGCCCAGAAGGAGCCATAA
- the TTLL13 gene encoding tubulin polyglutamylase TTLL13 yields MEPTACKTSESEEDYVEEEESEEECDKEEVTILPNPSQQTLSKADCEALGNEVALSIVATKIPKKDIAPADLDDLEVGRRKRKQKCRALAINLTNCRYESVRRAAQTCGLKEVGEDEEWTVYWTDCSVSLDRVMDMKRFQKINHFPGMTEICRKDLLARNMKRMQKLYPLEYNIFPRTWCLPADYGDFQACGRQRKTRTFICKPDSGSQGRGIFITRNPRDIKPGEHMICQQYISKPFLIDGFKFDMRVYVLLTSCDPLRVFMYEEGLARFATMPYVEPNQNNLDDVCMHLTNYAINKHNENFVRDNAVGSKRKLSTLNAWLREHSYDPREIWGGIEDIIIKTIISAHSVLRHNYRTCFPQYLSGGTCACFEILGFDILLDHKLKPWLLEVNHSPSFTTDSLLDQEVKDALLCDTMVLINLRGCDKRKVLEEDKRRVKDRLLQCQQELREARREQTELSQAALLDQECYEDSHLGGYRRVYPGPDTDKYTPFFKHSGSLFQETAASKAREECARQQLEEIRLKQEQRDILDTKRRKENKEQNQGESAGEKSCCSTRLRGFPTHLAYRTRNRKKELLPGYLDTMQPQEIVEEEELERLKALLQRENLIRSMGIVEQITSMVHPSHRDQKKLHEHRPRSHPDGLSSQELPSMSLFPMVLLRGAAKEQGPPHVLHPVRSELIPRILGPLPRMNTALLPHARYYLQPRNFNWMRDPAAFGPCSLSLKKSDGRCFPIPRVRSSSQGQASRRLEAINRAMARSVSSCLTPKQGYFLQQERVVSSPWTECTLPSIVNCGHGAAKAQDLPLCRASAPLMQSTTAVLDISHHR; encoded by the exons ATGGAGCCAACTGCCTGTAAGACCAGTGAATCAGAGGAGGACTATGTTGAAGAAGAGGAATCCGAGGAGGAGTGTGATAAGGAGGAAGTTACCATCCTTCCTAACCCTTCTCAGCAGACACTCTCAAAGGCTGACTGTGAGGCATTGGGGAATGAAGTTGCCTTATCCATTGTAGCCACGAAAATTCCGAAAAAAGACATAGCCCCAGCTGACTTAGATGATTTAGAGgttgggagaagaaagagaaagcagaaatgcAG AGCCCTGGCCATCAACCTGACCAACTGCAGGTATGAGAGTG TGCGTCGAGCAGCCCAGACGTGTGGCctgaaggaggtgggagaagatgAAGAGTGGACCGTGTACTGGACAGACTGCTCTGTCTCACTGGACCGCGTCATGGACATGAAGAGGTTTCAG AAAATCAACCACTTCCCTGGCATGACAGAAATCTGCCGCAAAGACCTGCTGGCCCGGAACATGAAACGCATGCAGAAACTCTACCCCCTGGAGTACAACATCTTCCCGCGCACCTGGTGCCTCCCCGCGGA CTATGGGGACTTCCAGGCCTGTGGTCGTCAGCGGAAAACCCGAACATTTATCTGCAAGCCAGACAGTGGCTCTCAGGGCCGCGGCATCTTCATCACCCGAAATCCCCGGGACATCAAGCCGGGAGAGCATATGATCTGCCAGCAGTACATCTCCAAG CCCTTCCTCATCGACGGCTTCAAGTTCGACATGCGCGTCTATGTCCTGCTCACATCCTGTGACCCCCTTCGGGTTTTCATGTACGAGGAGGGCCTGGCCCGCTTTGCCACCATGCCCTACGTGGAGCCCAACCAGAACAACCTG GATGATGTCTGCATGCACCTGACTAACTATGCGATCAACAAACACAATGAGAACTTCGTCCGGGATAACGCAGTGGGCAGTAAGAG GAAACTGTCGACGCTCAATGCCTGGCTGCGAGAACACAGCTACGACCCCCGAGAGATATGGGGGGGCATCGAGGACATCATCATCAAAACTATCATCTCGGCCCATTCTGTGCTTCGCCACAACTACCGAACCTGTTTTCCCCAATATCTGAGTGGAGGTACTTGTGCCTGTTTTGAGATCCTTGGTTTTGACATCTTGCTGGACCACAAGCTGAAGCCCTGGCTGTTGGAG GTAAACCACTCTCCAAGCTTCACCACTGACTCACTCCTGGATCAAGAGGTGAAGGACGCACTCCTTTGTGACACCATGGTCCTCATCAACCTGCGGGGCTGCGACAAGAGGAAGGTGCTGGAGGAGGACAAGAGGCGAGTGAAAGACCGGCTTCTCCAGTGCCAACAAGAGCTGCGAGAAGCCAG GCGCGAACAAACCGAGCTGTCCCAGGCGGCACTGCTGGACCAGGAATGCTACGAGGACTCCCACCTTGGGGGCTACCGCAGGGTCTACCCCGGCCCCGACACAGACAAGTACACGCCCTTCTTCAAGCACAGCGGCTCGCTCTTCCAGGAGACGGCAGCTTCCAAGGCCAGAGAGGAGTGCGCCAG GCAGCAACTGGAAGAGATCCGCCTCAAGCAGGAGCAGCGGGACATCTTAGACACTAAGAGGCGAAAGGAAAACAAGGAGCAGAACCAGGGGGAATCGGCAGGGGAGAAGAGCTGTTGCAGCACCAGGCTCCGGGGCTTTCCCACCCACTTGGCTTACCGGACCCGGAACCGGAAGAAAGAG CTGCTACCAGGATACCTGGACACCATGCAGCCTCAGGAAATTGTggaagaggaggagctggagcGGTTGAAGGCCCTGCTGCAAAGGGAGAATCTCATCCGAAGCATGGGTATTGTAGAGCAGATCACCAGCATGGTGCACCCCAGCCACCGGGACCAGAAAAAACTTCACGAGCATCGG CCTAGATCTCATCCGGATGGGCTGAGCAGTCAAGAACtgccatctatgagtctgttcccaaTGGTCCTCCTGAGAGGGGCCGCCAAAGAGCAGGGCCCTCCTCATGTCCTGCATCCAGTTCGATCCGAGTTGATCCCCAGGATCTTAGGGCCACTGCCACGCATGAATACTGCACTTCTGCCTCATGCCCGGTACTACCTACAGCCCAGGAACTTCAACTGGATGAGAGATCCAGCCGCCTTTGGCCCCTGTTCATTGTCATTGAAGAAATCTGATGGGCGCTGTTTTCCCATTCCCAGAGTCAGGTCTAGTAGCC AAGGCCAAGCCAGCAGAAGGCTAGAAGCCATAAACAGAGCCATGGCAAGATCAGTGTCATCCTGTTTAACCCCCAAGCAGGGCTATTTTCTGCAACAGGAGAGAGTGGTAAGTAGCCCATGGACTGAATGCACCTTGCCCTCCATCGTAAACTGTGGTCACGGAGCAGCCAAGGCCCAGGACCTCCCCCTCTGCCGTGCCTCCGCACCTCTGATGCAGAGTACCACTGCAGTCCTGGACATCAGCCACCACAGGTAA
- the NGRN gene encoding neugrin, which produces MAGTLGLLVAGRVRAVVARCGFATRGVAGPGSISREPDPDSDWEPEERELQEVESALKRQKKAIRFQKIQRQMEAPGAPPRTLTREAMEQIRHLHKEFAESWSVPRLAEGFDVSTDVIRRVLKSKFVPTLEQKLKQDQKVLKKAGLAHSLCQLPCCGDTWKLLPTGCSVSGGAASSQGQGHSTALKVIEPNTHSTDAPRRQKRRNNGIQSLEKEHFVPVAAARGHQRELQKYPTTDCKGTRGTNCAGLPTANKLEELKAGELGGQNFSSKVVQRGREFFDDNGNFLYRI; this is translated from the exons ATGGCGGGTACTCTGGGCCTCTTGGTTGCTGGGCGCGTCCGCGCTGTCGTCGCTCGCTgtggtttcgcgacccgaggggtGGCAGGCCCAGGCTCTATCAGCCGCGAGCCGGACCCCGATTCCGACTGGGAACCGGAGGAGCGGGAGCTGCAGGAGGTGGAGAG CGCCCTGAAACGGCAGAAAAAAGCCATCCGGTTCCAGAAAATTCAGAGGCAAATGGAGGCGCCGGGTGCCCCGCCCAGGACTCTGACGAGGGAAGCCATGGAGCAGATCCG GCACTTACATAAGGAATTTGCAGAGTCCTGGTCAGTCCCCAGGTTGGCGGAAGGCTTTGATGTTAGCACCGATGTGATCAGAAGGGTTTTAAAGAGCAAGTTTGTTCCCACATTGGAGCAGAAACTGAAGCAGGATCAAAAAGTCCTTAAGAAAGCTGGGCTTGCCCACTCACTCTGCCAGCTTCCATGCTGTGGGGATACCTGGAAACTGCTTCCTACAGGCTGCTCTGTGTCAGGAGGTGCAGCCTCGTCCCAAGGCCAGGGTCACAGCACAGCTTTGAAGGTGATAGAACCGAATACTCACAGCACAGATGCACCgaggagacagaagagaaggaaTAACGGGATCCAGAGCCTGGAGAAGGAGCACTTTGTGCCTGTGGCTGCAGCCCGGGGTCATCAGAGAGAGCTGCAGAAGTATCCCACCACGGATTGCAAGGGCACCAGAGGAACCAATTGTGCTGGGTTGCCAACTGCAAACAAGCTGGAGGAGTTGAAGGCAGGAGAGCTGGGTGGCCAGAACTTCAGCAGCAAAGTAGTGCAGCGGGGGCGAGAGTTCTTTGACGACAATGGAAACTTCCTGTATAGAATTTGA